The Denticeps clupeoides chromosome 1, fDenClu1.1, whole genome shotgun sequence genome segment gtccctgagcaagacgcttaatcctgactgtctccagggggggaacatccctgtaactgctgactgtaagtcgctctggataagggcgtctggtaaatgcgtcTGTGAAGTGGtggaactgatttttttttctgtaattattatttttaacttGTATGATGAACTGGAATATCTACACGTCCAGTTCTCACCACGGACGGCCGGGAGTGTAAATTCCCTTTTCTCCTGGGAGGGACCCTCCATCGTCAGTGCATCTCCATCAGCTCCCCCTGGCCCTGGTAAGAAACCCACCATCGTGCACCCACGTGCTTCTCAGGTGAACGGGCGGCCATGCAGGTTGCATGAAGAAACGTGAAGCGCTGAAGCCTCTGATGATgcgtcactgaaggcatcaaaactatgaatgaacacatgtggagttctgtacttaacaaaaagtggagacctggcctccacagtcaccggacctgaacccaatccagatggtttggggtgagctggaccaacaagtgctaaacacctctgggaactccttcaagactgttggagaagcatttcaggtgacgacctcttgaagctcatcgagagaatgccaagagtgtgcaaagcagtaatcagagcaaagaaactagaatataaaacatgttttcacttatttcaccttttttgttaagtacagaactccacatgtgttcactcatagttttgatgccttcagtgagaatctaccaacgtaaatggtcatgaaaataaagaaaacacgtcgaatgagaaggtgtgtccaattgtttggcctgtactgtatatatattactgtatattatagTGACAATTTGCCTTCAGAAATGCATGAAACTGGGCGTGGCTGGTACTGTAAGCCCTACATGTAGTCGGATTGCCATGACGGCGTCGTGAGTAAGCAGGGTCCGCGGCCCCATCCCACGCACAGCCGGAGCTTCTGTTTGTCCCACGCGGGGCCAGCTCGGAGAAGCAGCCACCGGAATTGGCCAATGCGTTGCGAAACCCGGCCAAGAAGAGGGTTCCTTTCCGCTGCGTGTATACGCGTGTGTTAATATGTCCCCCCCTCGTGTAATCTAAGCCGGCGTGGAGAGTGCTGTTTATGTAAGGTGTGGCGTGCGAGGGCGCCCCGGCAGGCCTCGTCCTCGTGCGAGCCTCAGGAATGCTGCTTTATTCCCGTCTCCTAGGTGCTCCCTCACGCACAACTTCGACCGCGATCGCCAGTGGGGCTACTGTCACACGGAGGAGCGTCACCCCAATGGTacgtgggcgtggcctccgcACCTTTATCCTTTGTCTGATCGATATTCAGCACGTATCAGACAGCatttgtctgataaatgctgtaaatgtaaatgtctccctAATTATGGAGTAGCGGTTGCACTATTCACACCTTAGTTGGAATATATCGGCTATTCAATGTCGCTGCTACCTCTCTATTTCTGCCACACCACTTCAtaagtgtgtccctgagcaagacacttaaccctaagtgtctccaggggtgactgtccctgtaactactgattgtaatcgctctggataaggccatctgataaatgttgtaaatgtaaatgtaaatgtaaatcacttcATCTAATAATTTACTATACCTGCCATAGTTATTTATTAATTGTTGCTTTGTTCTTGTCATTTATATTGCACTATTACTACTCTTCTGTTCATATTGTTTCTTATTGCATTGAGCATGCTTGTtggacaaaagaatttccctcgggaTGAATAAAGGTttacccaccccaccccacccatccCCACCCTACCCTACAgcgcatccggaaagtattcccAGCCcgtcactttttccacattttgatatgttacagccttattccgaaatagataacattttttttgttctcagaattctacacacaacaccccataatgtcaacatgaaaaaaaagtttactttaggttttggcaaatttataaaaaaaaaaaaaaaaaaacacacagtaggGTGGtatatcctagtgggtaacacacttgcctgtgaaccagaagacccaggttcaaaccccactgattaacattgtgtccctgagcaagacacttaaccctgagtgtctccagggggggactgtccctgtaactactaattgtaagtggctctggataagggcgtccggtaaatgctgtaaaatgtaaatgaagctcAGCATTAagctcctgtttcccctgatcatccttgagatgtttctgcagcttaattggagtccacctgtggaaaaaacaagtCACAGGAAtcgtctgtagacctccgagacgggattgtctccaggcacaaatctggggaaggcgATTAAATCATTTGCCGTTTATTAAACAgcaattcttcttcttctcattcTCGGCATTTACTGTTATCGTTAAAGGCCGATTCTTACGTTTGTATGAGCGTTGAGGAGCGTCCAGTGGCTGTGTCTCTTGGCTGTTTGAGGGGCTGGCTGGCAGCTTGGGAGCATCTGGATCTGCTCGTTCCTTTGCCGATTGACATGTGACTCCAGCCCTGTGCAGGAGCGTGGAACTAGTTCTGGCCGCGTTCGTCAGCGCTGCGCTCAGACGTGTAGCAGGACGGAGTGCTGTACACCGGAGGCgccttcttcttctgctcttcTCATGAGCGACTAAAGCATATTTTAAGCAGAAACACCTGAAAAGTGGCAAGAAGGCCTTTAATGGTGACTTATTGTGGAAAACTGTGCTTCAGCAGAATTTGGTGGAACTCCCATGCAGTAAACATGGGCGGGGTTTTTGGACGTCTCACAGATAAGAGGTGGCTGGAGTGTGTTTCATAAGAAGAATCAGACTTGGACTTATTAGTCATGCAGTGTTGCATTTACTAGGAATTTGTTTGGCCTGATGGAGGTGTTAAAAGAGACCTGGAGAGCTTTGAGCTGTTGCATCTTGGCTGAGTTGACACACGCTGTTTTGTGATGGCttcacatttaataatcctgaTAGTGTGACGCATGTGGACACCAGTTGTCGAAGGGACGTAGTATGGCATCCGAGCTACGTCCAGcaaatttgtattgttcttccTCAcggtatatattatatatatattattctccttcgttgtccctggctggtggaacaaccagGAGAGAAGGTTAGCACTCGCCTTGACAAGGATGGAAGAGGCCTTTGTGGCCTTCAACACACATATGGTTAAGGCATTGCCACCTACATCGTGGCATCTCTAACCAAGtttttgtggcagtggtggcctagcggttaaggaagctgccaagaagccactgaggtgccactgagcaaagcaccgtccccacacactgctccccgggcgcctgtcatggctgcccactgctcactcagggtgatgggttaaatgcagaagacaaatttcactgtgtgcaccgtgtgctgtgcttctgtgtatcacatgtgacaatcactacactttaacttttactttaacaacttgcccggctccattcgactagccgagacttctaccacctttaagaagcagttgaaaacccacttgttcaaaaagtatttcagacgagtctaacactaacacacatacatgcacacacactcacactgcactattgttttttttttcgtcacaatttccgagcatgttcttttttctgacaagttaggctcttagttttgtaactaaAAAActagaaaagaaaagtaaagaatGCCGTTGTTTCATCGTTCCCTCTGCAGTGGTTGTTCCTGTCGCCATAAGGGAGGCGGACCCGTGTGAGGGGAACCCGTGCCGGAACGGTGGCCTGTGCACACGCGCCCCGTACAACCATTCGTTCGAGTGCTCCTGTCCTGATGGCTACACAGGCAGGTGGTGTGAGAAGAGTGGGTAACACCTCCATCGACCCTGTCCATTAAAGGCCCATCACCGTGCCGCGGGGTCACCTTCCTCCATCTTGTTTATCAGAGAAGTGCTTTGAGGAGGTCCACCTGCGACACTACGACAGCGGAGAGTCTTGGGGGAGGGTCCACCACCGCAATGTGGAGCTGTGCACCTGCCTGGACGGGAAGGTCTCCTGTGAAAGCACCCGATACACTGGTGAGAGGAGTGCAGGCTCGTGTCATTCTGTCTTACTTGATCTATTTAGGTAAGCCCGTGGTGCATTGGCACATGACTTCCTGTAGCCTTAGACTGACCTCCATCTTCAAATCTCAGAATTGCACATGGATCGTGTAGATGAAAAATAATAGTCCATGTTGCAACGACCCCCAAGTACCTCACCCTTCCAATTACAGTAGCGTGGTAGGACCTGCGGTGCCCATCTGGCGCCGACAGCTTCTCCCTCCAGGGCTGAATTTAATCTGCTCTTCAGCACGAAGTGATTTATAGTTACAGGAGATACATCAGAACCAGTTTCATGGTGCTCTACAAGGCGTGGTGttatacagaaataaactgaTAGAAGAAGAAGTGACTTGTTATCTGTAAATTGGAGCGCAGGCACCATTCTGTAatcacccagaagatgaaatgAGACgtcatgactgacagctctccaGCATTCTGGATGACGCAACCCCCCATTTCCTGGCAATCTTCACCTACATCCTCTAATACCACTCGCTCATGTCAGCAGACATCACGAACATGATGTCAGGACGgctgcattaaaataaaaattccatTTCTAAGAATAGATGGACACGCGCCACCTTTTGCCCCCGGGTGCGTGCTGGCATTTATTTCTCCGATTTCGGACCGAAGCTGGCGGGACGAGAGAAATATGTAATCGCGATAAACCCTCTCATATCCCTGCACTACTGCGTCCCTGAAGCTGACCAGAAATGGAGGAACTTTGCAGAACAAACACGGCAGGCACGGCAGAGGGAGCGGCGTGTTTTGGTACATCTGTGCTGGAGACGGAGTGAGAGGAAGAAAAGTTGTCAAAAGATCTTTGGCTCTTCTGCGCGTGCGAACGTCTTTTCACAGCCAAGAGAATGGTGTGGCTCCTGAAAGGACAGATGAAAGGaacaaattaaaacaacagCAGCTGAGTCACACTGACGGCTCTGAGACATTCAGTATCTACTTTTGATGAGATATCAAAGTAGATATGAGCATTTTTCAAACTGCAGATGATCACAAATTTATAGTGAGGGATCAGAAAATCTGTAATAATCTGTTGCATGAACCTCTGATTCATCCCTCTGAGCAGATTACAGATTACTGAAACCCGTGAACATTATACAGAAGTATTGTGCAATCACGGTAGGGAGGACAGGTAGGGGACACCGTCAGCTAGATAAAATCTCGTCTTTGCATGTAGCTACCAGTTCTAATTGCTCCTGTCATTCAGTTACAGTTGTACCGCTGTAATGAGGAGATATTTTTGTTCATCGTGCAAAGTCTTCAGAAATGTAGGGTCCGATGATGTTGGACAACTTGGACAGATCTTGGACGTTCCTGTTCGTCGCTGCTCTTGTGAACCAGTCATCACTACTGTTCCAGTACCAACGGAAAACTTGAGCTTGAACTTGGATAGTCAAATATACCTGAATGTATTTCACCCAGGTAACGCTAGAAATGGAAAACCAGAGCTGTGACGTCAGCAAGAAAAAGCTTTACGATTCCTTCCTGTCGTCTGGACCCCATTCTGAGGAGCGGCACAGGAAATGATAACAAGACGAACCCCAGAACAAGACCAAAACTTTCAATTCTCGTGAAACAGTGGCAGCCTCTAAAGGCCAGGAGTCGATTAAGTTCTAGTATATAAATCTTGTTGATGAATGAAGCTCTCCCATTGCTGACAGGACCAAGACGGTGTAAAATCGACAGAATTGCTCCAGTTCTGGATCTACATTGAAGAAAGATCTGTGATTAATCATGTTGGCAGTATTGTTATTGTGATGTGTGACATCATACGGAAGGCATTAGGGCCATGAAACCCGATAGCTTTTTCCTCACCAATCTGAGGTTCACTTCGGATCATAATATGACTCAGAAGGCATCGCAAGCACCATGTAGGAGGTGACCACCGCCGCTCTCCGACAGCCATGTAATTACCGCTGAAGGGTGGTTCCCACTCGACCGCAGACGCACTGTTTGGCCATGAGGAAACACCCTGCAGGGTCCAGCCTGACAGTTCGGGGAGTGTACAGACTCTtactgtctgtttgtgtgtgtgttgtgtgtgtttttgtgtgcgtCCAGCCTGCTCGTGGAACCCGTGTGAGAATGGGGGAACGTGTCGGATTATTGAGGCCACGGGGGAAGAGGTGTGTGCCTGCAAAATGGGGTACAGCGGACCATTCTGCAGCATTAGTGAGTTGCGGTCATACATAGACATAAATGCTCATTGAAAGTGATTGAAGCGAAGCGATTGGCcactttattttaaacacattgTGTGGAGATAGGGTACTGCTGTTGCAGTGTTGAACAGTCATCATGCATTCCTTAATTTGTGGTCAGGATCGAGCCTCGGCTGATCTACCTAATGATGATCCGCCACACAATTTAGatgcaatgtgttttttatAGAGTGCTCATTGACTTGCAGGTAAACTTGCATATAACCAAATCTGGCCAAAAACAGCCTGCTGTTGCAGTGTTGTACAGTCATCATGTAGTCCTTATTTTCTGGTCAGGATCGAGCCACCGCTGATCTACCTAATGATGATCCGCCACAGAATGTAGATGCAAGGTGTTTTTTATAAAGTGCTCATAGACTTGCAGGTAAACTTGCATATAACCAAATCTGGCCAAGAACAGCCTGCTGTTGCAGTGTTGTACAGTCATCATGTAGTCCTTAATTTGTGGTCAGGATCGAGCCACCGCTGATCTACCTAATGATGATCCGCCACAGAATGTAGATGCAAGGTGTTTCTTATAAAGTGGTCATAGACTTCCAGGTACACTTGCATATAACCAAATCTGGCCTTTGAAACACTTGCAGGTGATTGCATGTGCCAGCCCTAACGTTAAAAAACAGGGCTGTTCAAAGTTACTTTAatagtttcatttaaaatattcaagCAGAAGCCTCTTTCATGCACTTGTCTCTGTGATAGTTTTAAATGCGAGTTGCAGACGTGCAAAGTATTTCTTTTTAATCAATTGACAGCCCAAACAGAATTATGCACACAATTACTGACCAGTTTAATCccaaataaaaccatttccctccTGTAACAGCCCTTGAGGCGCAGTGTTACGAGGGTAACGGAACCCAGTACCGCGGCACGGCCAACACCACCATCTCTGGTGCCCGCTGCATGCCGTGGAACTCCGACCTCCTGTTCAACAAGCTGAACATGGCCGCGATGCAGGGCGCCGACCTCAAGGGACTGGGGGAGCACGCCTACTGCAGGTTGTATCCTCTGACATAAAGAAAATGCTGTTGAGTAATGGTGCTCCCGTCGTATGTTAATTAGCTCTAAAGTGTTGGGGACAACTTTTTGAGTCATTTTATATTGAATCAAAGTTCCCATCAATCAGGACTAATACAGGATGAAAAAGGGGCAGATTCGTGCAGGCCCAGACTGACAACATCGGCCAGTGATTACGTGCAGCACAGTCTTTATTATATAAATTGATGTTGcaattgcattttattaaatgtatcaGCACAGCTGCAAACATTTAACAGCaccatttttttgctttacaaATGCTTGagagttgttgttgttgcctgCCTGGAGATTTGAGTATAGCTAAGTATTATTAGCTAAGATAAAAATGGGCATATTATTTCCGTCATCTGTTTCGTAAGTGCAGCCCTGCACATCCAGCCTATCTGGGAGATTAATCAAGATGTCAGGACAACTCTCTGCCATGCCCGCAAAACCACGCTCACACGGAGTTTAAATATGAGTGTTGGAAATTGGGGCGGAGGGGGGTGGCGTAATGACACGTTGCGCGCCAATCCTGACCAGCCTCTCCAGCCGAGTTATGAGAGTTCCAGGCTTGTgatctgtcacgctggtttgacacgGCCCGAAACAGTGGCTCGGTACATGGTGAACGGgtcagacaatgacccgacggcgaacagagcAGCTATACACAGGTGAAAGCAACCAGCAAACATAATAACACTCGACCGACAGGAAGCTCTGGTCCGAATCCCgcacccggagtagcccctgccggaccatCTTGATTTCCATAGGCAGACATTAACGCAGGATTTGGTGGGCCTCGTGCATAGTGTGTAGTACGATGTCATTCCGTTGTGCTCCTCCTCTAGGCAGGGGCGTGTCTGGACTTTTTTTGTTGGGTTGGGGGGAGGGAGGCAGGCAGGTGCACAGAGTATATAAGGAGTGGCCGGGGGTTGGGGGGCGTTTGTTGCGAAGACCACACATGTGCAGATGGAGAGGGGGTGTATGATTGTGGGGGGGCGGGGgttagggtggtagaagcctagtggggtaacacactcgtctatgaaccagaagacccaggttcaaatcccacttactaccatcgtgtccctgagcaagacacttaaccttgagtgtctccagggggagactgtccctgtaactactgattgtaagtcgctctggataagggcgtctggtaaatgctgtaaatgtaactgtaaaatgCAAGAGCCGTTTTATTACTAGCACGAACATGCGCTTAGAAGCCATTGACGTGAAACCATCAAATTACTCACCCCACAAGGCTTCTCTAATTTGACGAACTGGTCAACAACCCCTGCCTCTAAGCCTATTCCTAACATTTACCATGTCTGGCTGTGGCGCTTTGGCCTAGGAACCCTGATGGTGACAGCAGGCCTTGGTGCTACGTCATGAATAATAGAGTTGCAACGTGGGAGCACTGCGACATTCCCCCCTGTACCACTAACAGTACGTAAAACACTCAGAAGACAATAAATgcccattttttcccccccgttcCTCACCCCCCGCAACACCTTGCACCCAGCTTCATTCAGGCACGTGGCGACCCCTGCCCCTAAGGCGCCCCCCACCCGTAAGCCCCGCAAGCCGCCCTCGTGCGGCACGCGGCACAAGAAG includes the following:
- the hgfac gene encoding hepatocyte growth factor activator isoform X2, with the protein product MELLAAPPLLLLLLTAGVLDARTRMFPPGHEILPSRDAIRGSHKVLTTDGRECKFPFLLGGTLHRQCISISSPWPWCSLTHNFDRDRQWGYCHTEERHPNVVVPVAIREADPCEGNPCRNGGLCTRAPYNHSFECSCPDGYTEKCFEEVHLRHYDSGESWGRVHHRNVELCTCLDGKVSCESTRYTACSWNPCENGGTCRIIEATGEEVCACKMGYSGPFCSITLEAQCYEGNGTQYRGTANTTISGARCMPWNSDLLFNKLNMAAMQGADLKGLGEHAYCRNPDGDSRPWCYVMNNRVATWEHCDIPPCTTNTSFRHVATPAPKAPPTRKPRKPPSCGTRHKKRIPRGRILGGTATLPGSHPWMAAIYIGDSFCAGSMVASCWVVSAAHCFYRNPLLSTIKVVLGQHEFNHTGPNTWTFGVEKYIFPEQYNQFNPTVNDIVLVKLQKKDGRCARRNQFVRPICLPETNTTFPDYYCCQITGWGHRQEKGQTYNSLMEGVVGIIPFEWCSHPKVYGSEIRPGMLCAGNNGCVDACQGDSGGPLACVKDGVSVLYGVISWGEGCGRSSKPGVYTSVPKYMSWINSVMRRRS
- the hgfac gene encoding hepatocyte growth factor activator isoform X1; translated protein: MELLAAPPLLLLLLTAGVLDARTRMFPPGHEILPSRDAIRGSHKVLTTDGRECKFPFLLGGTLHRQCISISSPWPWCSLTHNFDRDRQWGYCHTEERHPNVVVPVAIREADPCEGNPCRNGGLCTRAPYNHSFECSCPDGYTGRWCEKKKCFEEVHLRHYDSGESWGRVHHRNVELCTCLDGKVSCESTRYTACSWNPCENGGTCRIIEATGEEVCACKMGYSGPFCSITLEAQCYEGNGTQYRGTANTTISGARCMPWNSDLLFNKLNMAAMQGADLKGLGEHAYCRNPDGDSRPWCYVMNNRVATWEHCDIPPCTTNTSFRHVATPAPKAPPTRKPRKPPSCGTRHKKRIPRGRILGGTATLPGSHPWMAAIYIGDSFCAGSMVASCWVVSAAHCFYRNPLLSTIKVVLGQHEFNHTGPNTWTFGVEKYIFPEQYNQFNPTVNDIVLVKLQKKDGRCARRNQFVRPICLPETNTTFPDYYCCQITGWGHRQEKGQTYNSLMEGVVGIIPFEWCSHPKVYGSEIRPGMLCAGNNGCVDACQGDSGGPLACVKDGVSVLYGVISWGEGCGRSSKPGVYTSVPKYMSWINSVMRRRS